Genomic window (Zonotrichia albicollis isolate bZonAlb1 chromosome 11, bZonAlb1.hap1, whole genome shotgun sequence):
tcttctcctcctcctcctcgttgTCCTGCTCGATCATCTTGGCCAGCTCCTTGGGCAGCTCCACGTCGCCTCCCACCAGCTGGATCTGGTTGTCATCCGTCTCGTTCTGGAAGGGGCCGGGAGAGAGTCAGGAGGGGGGatggcacagcgggaagggggCTCCTGGAAGCACCTCAGGAGGGTTTTAGGGCTGTGTTCCCACCTCCAGGACCATGTGGGAAGGTCCCTGGAGGTGAGGGTGGGATGCTGATGGAGCCTGAGGAGAGCCTGGGCACCCACAGCGAGGGGCGAGATGGAAACCCACGCACAGCACCAGTGCAGACTGGTTTCTATCTCTCACCACAGGGAGTTAGGCACCTAATTAAGCTGGGCTTATGCTTAACGCCTGCTCCCAGCGGTGTTCGGGATCAGCTCCGAGCCCGGAGCCACGGGGACGCGGGATGAGGCAGCCCGGCTGCCAAGTGGGATCAGTAATGAGCAGAAGAAACTTGTCAAGAGATGAGAAGGGACATCTCTAGCACGAGAAGGCAGTGAAAGGATGGTGGGGACAGATCCAAACAAATCCCACTTTCCCCTGGGGAATAAAATAAATCTCcatctcttctttttctgccttttctggcTTTTGGCAGGGGGTAAAAGAAATTCTCCAGCTGTTTATTTCCTGGCTGTAAAAGGGGGTGGGAAGCAGGAGGGTGAATCCAGGCTGCCTGAACAACACCAAACAATCAGAGCAATCTCACTTGGCTTAGCTGACCCTCCGGAACTAATATTAGCCCAGCTCCAATTTGGGGTATTCACCACTGAGCGACTCTTCCTGAATACGGGGTGGGTTTGGAGGGAGAGGAGCTTGTGGCAATTCCAAGAAAGGCTGAATTATCCCTTGATTAAATTGTTTTCAGTGAATGGGTCATCGTGCGGAAATTCCAAAATCGGAGTTTAGGTGGGAGACGTTCGCCAAATAATCCGGGGAGGGGAGTTGAGCTGGCTAATCCAGCCAGGAAGGTGCAACCCTGGCTGCACTCCCGGCCCCAGGGAGTCCGGGGTGAAGGTGGTTTTCCCTCACCCGGCTGGATTTAGGGGGCAAAAGCCAGGGAGAAGGGGTTCAAGCAAGACTGGGAGTCCCAATGTCTCGGGCTGGTGGGCTGTGGTGCTCAGGGGGAAGGAAAGTGGCCAAAGTTTGGGAAGAAGGATGGTTTTGAGGAATTTATTTGTGTTTGGGCTTTGAGGCTCAAACCCCAGCCAGCCAAGGGAGTCCTTGTCCCTTCCCCTGCCTCCAGAGCTCCATCTGGAGCTGGGCTCCCCTCGTGGCCCCGCTCCAGGGCAGCCGTACCTTGGGCAGCCTGTACTTGTCTCGGAAGTGGGACCTGACCGTGGCTCTCTCCGCCTTGCGCTGGGCAAACTGAGCATCTCTCTCCATCCTGCGGAGCACACGGGGCAATCACCAACAGCCCGTGCCCCTCATCCCGGGGTTCACCCTTCCCCCCAACCTCAGCACCCCCCATTTTCTCTGAAAAGTCCCGTTTTCCCACAATTTCCTCCCCCCAGCGCAGCCTGGAAGGAGAAAACAATCCCATCTCCCGGGCGAGGAAGAGGATTAAGGGATTAGGGGGCTCATCAAGCCCCCTCACcgtcctgctgtccccagcgcCGGCTCCCCCCATCTCGCATGCACGGGATGTGGGACGGCAACGGGAGCACCCCGTTCCCGCAGGGACCCcggggctcagcccctgccggtgccggtgccggtgccggtgccgcccGCACTCACTTCTCCTCCACCAGCTGCCGCTGGTACTCCTCATACTCCTCGCGGGTCATGCCCTGCGCCTCGGCCGGAGACTTCTCGCCCTCGCTCTTCTCCTCGCCGCCCAGGCCGCCCGTGAGGTTCTTCAGCTGTCCCCCCACCATGCTCTTCACCATGAACGCCATGGCCGCTCCTCCGGGGGGCCCGGGGGCCGGGGGGCAGCGCGGATCTGCAGCCGGGACAGCCGCGGTCACCGGGGGGCTCCGGGCAGGGTGGGCGGGGGGATGTGGGGGGAACGGGGCTGAGGGTGAGCTGGAGCGCCAGGGAGCCCAGAAATGGTCGGTGCTGGGGGCCGGGATGGGGAATTTCAGCGGGATGCTGTGGATGGGAGCTCCCGGAGAGCCCGAGCGCCGGGTTagggagcagctggggacacagggatgagCTCCAGGGCAGCTGGAGCCCGGGGAGCTGGGACACCGGGATGAGCAGCTGGAGCACTGAGAGCCCGGGGAGTTGGGGCACAGGGATGAGCTCCAGGGCAGCTGGAGGACGGGGAGCTGGGACACCGGGCGGTGGAAGGGCCGGGATGAGCGGAGCTGGGCTCCAGGGGAGCGGGGCACCGGGTTAAGCGGAGGTGGGGACAGGGGAGATGAGATCCCGGGGAGGAGCAGCGGTCAGCGGAGAGCGGGGAGAGGGGATGCGGGGTTATGGAGGATGAGGGATCAGCCGAGCCAAGCTCACACAGTACCGAATTCCTGAGGAGTCGGGATCAGCAGAGCCGAATTCCCCGGGTCACGGGGGAGAGGGGCTCGGCGGGGATGAATTCCCGGGATGGCGGAGAGCGGAGTGCCCGGGGTGGCGGTTCCGGGAGGCGGAGGAGCCAGGCACGGGGAGATGGGTTCCCGGGGCACGGGGTTATGGAGGAGATGGGGTCAGCGGAGATGAATTCCCGAGATGACAAAGTACCGGATTCCCGAGGAGCCGGGACCAGCGGTCAGCGCAGCGGAGTTCCCGGCACGGTGGAGCACGGAGTTCCCGGGATGCCGGAGTGCCGGGAGATGGAGGAACCGGGCTCAACGGAGTAGAGTTCCTGGGACGGCGGAGTCCGGAGCTCCGGGGTCGGCAGAGCGGAGTtgccgggatgctggagcgcCGAAGTGCCGGGATGCCGGGATGCCGAGATGCCGGGATATCGGAGTCCGGGATGCCGGGATACCGGGATGCCGGAGCGTGCGGGGTCAGCGGGGCCGCGCTGCCCGGCCGCCCATGGCGGAGCGGTCCCGGCCGGGAGCAGAGCGGAGCGGGCGCTGCAGCACCGGGGCTCTCACGGCTCCGGTGTGTGTGTCCCCgcacggcggcggcggcaccgcctcccgcccggccccgccgcctcccccggccccgccgccctccGCCgggcggagccgccgccgtCCCGAGCCGCCCCGGGCACCGCGAGTGCCGCCACCCCCgcgggaggcagcaggagccccGGAGCTCCCCGGGGACACGGCGGTGGATGGAGGCACGGTGGGGGCTGCGGGGAGCCCCCCGAACGCCCTTCCCTCCGTGATTCCcggctgctccatcccagcgAGGAGCAAACCCACCCCAGCGCCCTTTCTCCCCCTCTGTTCCCCatccggggctggcaggggggaAAGCCGGGCTAGACACTGGGAACAAGCCATATGTACCAGCACCAGTCACAACTGCTGTTTGCTCATCCATCCAAGGGCTGGTGCCCAAAAGTTCCCTCCCCTTTATCCTATTAATGatatccctggaagtattcccatctctggaagtgtctgaggccaggctggacagggcttggagcagcctggggtagtgaaaggtgtccgtgcccatggcagggcttggagcttGGAGGAGCTTTATGGTCCCTTCTGGCTCCagccattctgggattctgtgatcctgtgattgtATGATATTAATTAGTACTGAAGCTGCTCTCAGCCCCCAGAACACAGGCACGAGGGCGTTCATTGATCACCTAAACGAGGAGGAGGACGGAGCAGGCATTGATTGTGTTGCATCATTCCCTggctccctccagccccactcccaCTCCTGCTCTTCCCTTTGACTGCAGCCTCATTCCAGGCCTTGGGGAGTGAGCAATTAATGGCATCAGCCACGCACCTCCCTTCCAGATGGCCAGCCTGGCTTTAACAGccatttctcccttttttcttctctggtcCTGAAAAATGAGCGCGGATCCAAACCCCAATCCCGGCTTGTGGGAAATCATTTCATTCCCGAAATATAAAGACAATCTCTGCAGATTAAAATGATGGAACAGCTGGGAAGCGACAGAACAAAGTGACAGAGGGAGGGGGAATGGGCCCATCTCCTCCCATCCCCCCACCCAAGGTAAAATTATGTCTTAAGAGGAAAACAGGCtgaaaaataatgcatttttctaGGGTAATAATCTGGCCAGCAGCTTGGCAGTGCGCTGCTCTTAGGGATTGGGACACGCTCGTGGAGGTGACAACGGGGGATTTGTCCTGGtgagggctctcctggcagagcagagccccctGATTGATGCCAGCAGTTCCCTGGAGTCCACCCAAATGTGCAAACCGATGCTGGGACAAGGGAGGTCCCTCTGTTTGGCAcaaccccagtgtccccctcagcatcccccagcaCGCAGgtgcccctgctcctgctgctcacccCGAGCTGGCAGCTCAGGAGCCTCAACAGCTTTTTGAAGTGATGATTTTTGCTTTTCACACTCATCCGCAGGCTCTCTCTCCTAAGCGCTTTCCCATGGAGAACCCATGGAGAATTAATTTTAACCCACAATGAGCTGGCACAGCCTTGCTGAGAAACAGGCTGGGAGCCCCCAGATGTCCCGTTGCCAGCAGCGTGGTCACATTCTGGCCGTCAGTCTGGCTGGAAAGAGAAGGACCAGCACCCCTGGTTGTGTCCCTGGGTGCTGGCCCGAGCCTCGTGTGGGCTCAGAGCAGATTTCAGCTGTGGCTGGTCCTGCGAGCTCCACTCACTCTGGATTTCGCTGCGAGCATCCATTAACAATAAGAGACTGGAAGTCAGGACCGATTTTTTCCAGCTGGGTTAGATGGGTCAGCTCCCACGGAGCCTCCGTGTCTGAGGAGCTAAGAGCAAACAGCTCCTGATGAGCAGAACCGCCGGGCCAAGGCAAGGAGGTGAAAACAAGCCGGGCAGCGCCTCGGATCCTGCCCCTCGTGGCGGGGATGCTCGCTCAGCCCGGGTTttacagggatggagggaaaggcagagacCTCCAAAGAGGTTCTGCAGCTCTCCCATCCCCTCAGCTTTTCCTGGAGAGGCCGGTGGCCCACCTGGAGGCAGAGCCGGGGGGACAATCAGAGGGTGCAGCGAGCTGGGAAATGATGCTCCGAGGTGGTTGATTTCCCCATTCGCCTTTCCTCGGGCGGCTGAACCGTTCCTCATCCCTGAAATATATTCAAGTGAGGATGAGTCATCCTTCCTGCCAGGACTCTAACCTGCCGTAATGAGATGTAAATCCTTGCATGACCCATTATATTAGCTTATGCTATATCACACATCTCCACGGATTAGACGGCAGCGAGATGAGACGTCCCCCCGCCGCAGCCGCAGACAAGACGGTGGAAGTTAAGAGGATCCTCTCTCAGCGTTGACACCTGATTTAAATTGGAAGCAAGCAGCTCCCTCTGCCATGCCGAGAGGGATCATTCCAGCTCTTCTTTCCAGGTAACTGGCTCCAAAGGCGCAGTTACCACAGCCCGGGCTCCAGAGGATGCTCCAGAGGTCTACGAATGGCCCAGGAGTGGCTGGTTCAGTGGGTTGTAGAGAGGAAGGCTTGGTGACCTCAACCTGCCTGGCCATGGCAATAGGGCCATCAGAAGGCCTGATCCTTGTTGGCCTGAAGTGCAGGGAACACAAGCGTTTTTAACCTTTGGAGACCCCACAGGAGTAGGTGAGGGAATCCTGGAAAGCTGCGTGTGTGCGTGCCGGAGCCACCACGGGAGGGAGATGAGAAGGCGTTTCCAAAGCAAGCAGGCAGCCcactgatgctgctgctgctgctgccggggATGTTACGCCGGCACTTGGCAGCTGAATGTCACTCCTGCTGATGGGGACAGGCACTGCCGCCTCAGGAGCCGCCGCGCTCGGCTCTGACCCCGGGCgcagggcagggtcaccttCGCTCTGccacctgggatggggacagggacaccccggGGACATCAATCCAGAGTCCTGCTGCTGTTAGGGACCACCAGCTCGCAGGAGTTTGGGGGAAAATATCCTGAAGGTCTTGAGAAAAACATTCCTTCCGTGGGATCCCCACTGGAGATCCTTTAGGGGGATCAAAGTGCTCCATGTCACTGACAGAGGGAATAAAGAAACTTTAGGATAAAAGTGTGGTAAATTACcagatgaaattatttctggCATTTACCCAAGTCCATAAAGCTGGAATTTGCCTTGGATGAGGAAGAGGGACTGCAGCTCAGCTTGTCATGGAAGTGAAACCAAAGATTTCCCTGTCCTAGGGAGGCATTCCCATGGAAAGCCTCCCCACTGCTATAGAACCAAGCCTCTGAGTTCCCAAAATCTGACATCATCTCCACAGGATGAAAAAATCGTCCTTGCCCTGGGAGAGCCCATGGGAGCCCCTGAGTactgctgggaagggaagccaggagtggggatgctgctggggtGTCCCCCCAATTCCCTCAGAATTCCCTGTTCTCATCTTTGTGTCACTGAGCACGGGGCTGCCCAGAGTCACCAtcgggggttttggggtgggaatggccCTGTCATTTCATCCATCCCAAGggatgggggttttggggtggggatggTCATAGACAAAGAGCCACCATCCCCAGGAATggagatttggggtgggaataGTCATAGAGGACAAAGAGCCCTGCTCCCAAGGGATGGGGATTGGGGTGGGAATGGTCTTGTCATCcagaatatccatcctgaaggatttggattgggatgggaatggccCTGTCATCCAGAACATCCATCCTGAgggacagggatttggggtgggaatggtcATAGACAAAGAGCCACCATCCCAAGAAATGGGGATTTGGAGTAGGAATGTTGCTGTCATCCAGAACATCCATCCTGAAGGATTTGGATTGGGATGGAAATGTTCTTGTCATCCAGAACATccatctccagggatggagatttggggtgggaatgaCCATAGAGGACAAAGAGCTCTGGTCCCAAGGGATGGGGATTGGTCACagaggacacagagcccctgtccccagggatggggatttggAGGTGGGAATGGTCCTGTCATCCAGAACATCCATCCTGAAGGATTTGGATTGGGATGGAAATGTTCTTGTCATCCAGAACATCCATCCCAAtgaatggggatttggggtgggaatgtTTATAGAGGACAAAGAGCCCTggtccccagggatggggatttggAGTGGGAATGGTCCTGTCATCCAGAACATCCATCCCCAGGGTTGGGGGATTGGGATAGGAATGGTCACacaggacacagagcccctgtccccaaggatgggggtttggggtgggaatggtcATAGACAAAGAGCCAccatccccagggatggggatttggggtgggaatgtTTATAGAGGACAAAGAGCCCTggtccccagggatggggatttggAGGTGGGAATGGTCCTGTCATCCAGAACATCCATCCTGAAGGACTGGAATTGGGGTGGGATTTGTCACACAGGACGCAGAGCTCCTGGTCCCAAGGGATGGGGAATTTAGGATGGGAATGTTCCCGTCATCCAGAACATTGATCCCAAGggatgggggtttggggtgggaacGGTTCTGTCCCACGGGACACACAGAAGGGCACAGAGGAGTTTTTGGGGTACCCCGAGTGCTCTGGTAGAGGAGAAGGGGAAGCATCTCCCATCGGCAGAGCAGCGGCTGCAATTCCCGccggcaggaggaggaggaggaggaggagggctgtgcgaggtgaggaagaggagggaggcgCTGGGGGGGGCTCCCAGGGCGGTGTCTGCAGCCGAGCCGTGACACAAATGCGGCCGGACAGACATACAGAGCATGTAAACAGGCACATGGGGAGAGCATGTGCTGCTCCGCGCCGCCGGTGGAGAGCGAGCCCCGAGCAAAGGCGctcgcacacacacacacacacacacgcaccaTTCCCACGGGGGATCTTCCAGCCTTGCCTTCATTCCTGGAGTgcccagaagagaaaaaaaaaaaaaatttaaaaaagccacaaaaaaaaatagagcgagaaagagagagagaaagggggAGAGGTGAACGGCACGGAACGGTGATGGGAATGGCTTTGTACGTGGCGCTAAAAATAGTCCTGGTGATAAAGTCGATCGCGGAGGGGGAGGAGGGATGCCAGGGGATGGGAAGGCCGTGCTCCGGGGATGGAGAGGAAGGGCCCTAATTAGAGCTGCTAATTAGCCCCAAGCAGCAATGAGAGAGCGGTTGTGGGGGGCTCATTGCACCCCTCTGCTCGGGATGGAGGATTTGACACCCGGGGGAATGAGGAGCCCGCTGGAATTGGGGTGCtgtggagggatttggggtgtttagGGTGAGGAATTTGGGTcctttgaggggattttggggtgtttagtGGGAGGaaggctctctgcagctggaattgGGATCCCttggagggatttttgggtgttTAGGGTGAGGAATTTGGGTcctttgaggggattttggggtgtttaggGTGAGGaaggctctctgcagctggaattgGGATCCTTTGAAGGATTTTTGGGTGTTTAGGGTGAGGaaggctctctgcagctggaattgGGATCCTTTGAAGGATTTTTGGGTGTTTAGGATGAGGaaggctctctgcagctggaattgggtcctttggggggatttttgggtgtttAGGACCAAAACTCGTGGAAGGAGCCCTAATGTGTATATAAAAATCATATATCTCCTAATGGTGAAGAGATAGGatctgcagggaaagggggagcCAGGAAAGGATGATTTGGCTCAGGAGTCCATGTGGGGTGCAGGTGATGGGTCGGGATGGAAAAGCAAAGGATGAGTGAGTTTGCAGATGGCCCTTTCAAACAAagcccagctctccccagccctATCCAGCTGGGATGCCAAGCTGGGATCCCACTGAGCGGAGAGATTTTCCTGCTGGATTTTCCAGGGATTTTTAAAGCCCGTGTTCCTGTTCCCTGTGCCGCGTtccctcctggcacagcagggagaggtGCCATGGGAATAACGCCCTGCAGGAGGATGATTCACACGGGAATTTGAGGCAGGATGGAGCTGACACAGCCGGGCCCTGTGCCCATCCCGGTGCccgagggaggaggaggaggagcgggaggaagggGACGTGGCGTGAGGTGAGCCAGCACTCGGGGCGTcacccagcctgtccccacGCTGCTGCTGATGGacagagccccaaaatcccctgggATGAATCCCTGGGGGGATCCAGGATGAgcagctgcaggctcagagTGAGAGAGACCCAGAGAGACTCTgtgtggggaaactgaggcacggtgGCGGCAAGAGGGGCAGGACCTTGGCAAATCGGGGTGAAATTCCCTCATTTGTAGTGAAGAACACAATTTCTTCCAGCAGATCTCTCAGCATCCTTCAGCTCCATCCCGGAGGTTGCTGAGGCACCAAACACCACCCCTGAGATCACATGGGAAGTGTGGTGCCATTTGGAGGAAAATCAAAAATCCCAATAATCGAAGATCTCCATAATTTTGGGGTGAgtttcctccccttttttttgacaggaggagagaggagcagagccctccctgcCGTCTCCCATCACGTGAAGGTTCTGGGTACTTCTCTCCATTCCCAAAGCCGTTTCTTGCAGGCTTTGCCTGTAAATGACTTTAATCTTCATAAGCCCAAAAAGTAAAGCTGCTTATcgggctgggccctgctggagcactgGCAGGAACGGGGGCAGGATGTGGACAAGAGGAGGGGGGTCAGTCCAGGGGAGAGGAAACCCCACACAGAGGAGCTCCatcatccccatccccacctgACACCCCGAGAAGGGGACGGGGTGAGCAGCAACTCTCCCCTCTGCACTCTCCATCCCACATCCCTGAGCTGTGGCCGTGTCCCACCgctccattttttcccttttaaccccgCTCCAAGAGGAATCTCGGTCTCGATGCCGGCCCGGAGCAGGCGGAGAGCTCCTGCCAAGCCGGCAGCCGGCGTTTAACGCTGAATAATTCCCTGCGGAGGAGCGGAACTATTCCAAACCTGCCAGACGCCACCTCCACCCGGCTCCCCGCGGGAATTCCAGCTCTGGGGACGGGGCCTGGGACATCGGGGGTCTCACCTGCACAGGTGGGATAATCAGGGAAGGCAGCGAGGTTCAGCAATCAGCTCCAAACTGCTCCCCCAAAGCATCAGAAAGTAAAAAGTAAAGGGGAGTTTTGGCATCACTTCATCCCTGTCACAGCCAGCTCCCACAGGCAGGATGGAGACAATTCCTGCTCATCCTCACTGATCTGGGGAGGAGATGGGGGGTCcacccccattttttcccccggagccgctggcaaCAGAGGGGGGCCGAGGCGGGGTGTGCCGCGTCCGTATGGAATGGTTTTTTTATTACAGTTTTTAATCTCACAGTCGGTAGCATTACATGAGAATAAAGCACTGGACAGGACTGGAAAAAAAGGCCTCTGGAGACAGCATGCAAACATTGCAACGAGTTTAAagcaaaacaacccaaaaaaagaaaaagcgtCAGGCGGGGACGCGGCCGCGCTCTCCCGACCGGGCGGCGAGTCCAGCGTCTCCCCCTCAACCATCACTTCTGTCGCTGGGGGTTTCCTTTTCATGTGTCCGTTTCATtggtttatttattattattctcCTTTGAAcaaccttcttctctctgtctttctttttttttttttccttttttttttttcttcttttaattacattaaaaaataagattCGTACTTTAGTAAAACGCCCAACGCTCAGCTGGGCCCTTGCtcgaaataataaaaaaacaacgacaaaaaaaaaacaaaaaccaaaagaaacccaaaacaatAAACGCTCCCCCCAAAAccaagaaaataacaaaaaataccgcacaaaaattaaaataaaaaaacaaacagcgtgggagacaaaaaaatgaaaacaaaaaacccaaacctggaaaataaaaataaaaactgacaGATTTGGAAGTTTGGAAGCAACCGGGGGGGAATTGGAGGGGGGCTGAGCGCCCCCGGGGCTCCCTCCTGGTGCCGTGGTGGGGCAGGGGGGCTGAGCACCCCCCGTCACCCCCAGCGTGGGTCCCCTGCGGCTGTGGGGCGGCAGAGCCCCCCCTCACAGGTAGAGCTCCTTCTCTTTGATATGCACTAGCTGTTCACGGAGCTGGTGGAAGGACGGCCGGTGGCCGGGGTCCAGCGTCCAGCACTTCTTCATCACCTCGTAGACGACGGCCGGACACCCGTCCGGAGCATCCATCTTGTAGCCCTTCTCCACGCGGGGCACCACGTCCTTCAGGGGCTGTGGGGAATTCGGGGGGTCAGGGAGGGGCTCTGCCCAAAAATCCGGGCTCAGCTTCCCCCCTGAGCACCCTGGGGACGCCCATCACTCACAATTCTCGGATAAGGCACTCGCCCGAAGGAGTAGATTTCCCAGAGGAGGATCCCGAAGCTCCACACGTCCGACTTGGTGGAGAATTTctgcagggagagaagcaggcTCAGGCAGGGGTGTGGGATCTGCAGCTCCACAGAAGATTGTGCACTTTGGGTGTGGGAATCCCCGGTGTTGGAGAATTCTTTTGTTGGataatattttaagaaaaatatggAGCTCAATCTAAAgtttgcttttctgctttgcttgcttTTAGCCGTGCAGATTTGCCAACCTAATACAAATGTCTGGGTGAATTTTTAGCTAATGCTT
Coding sequences:
- the CPLX3 gene encoding complexin-3, which translates into the protein MAFMVKSMVGGQLKNLTGGLGGEEKSEGEKSPAEAQGMTREEYEEYQRQLVEEKMERDAQFAQRKAERATVRSHFRDKYRLPKNETDDNQIQLVGGDVELPKELAKMIEQDNEEEEEKNSVIGQLSNIQNLDLDSLKDKASATLEDLKQSAEKCSVM